The Neodiprion virginianus isolate iyNeoVirg1 chromosome 5, iyNeoVirg1.1, whole genome shotgun sequence genome contains a region encoding:
- the LOC124305097 gene encoding odorant receptor 13a-like isoform X3 gives MGITCTFVFAKKFTRCYGFLVFNALLVFYTSPLVQIYILDTEDSSNGTRPLFFPGIYPEGWTEPPFYQLALLSQVVATIACATVILAIDTLIASTLFHTSGHFRILQINLQRLGDDTIDMIDKRKNAESLTITARQKLATCIKHHQIILRFSKNVDHLFSPIMLCQVLASNLIICLVGLQVTLTPTDRSKGAKYFSYLMMALFQLILFCFPGDGLISQSLAVSDAAYATKWFKLSKRLKTDVRLIILRGQKPAKITAGKFNVMCLEHLATVLSASMSYFTVLRSLS, from the exons ATGGGTATAACGTGTACATTCGT ATTCGCCAAGAAATTCACAAGGTGTTATGGTTTTCTCGTTTTCAACGCCCTGCTTGTGTTTTATACCTCACCGTTGGTCCAGATTTACATCTTGGACACCGAGGACTCGTCGAATGGAACTCGGCCGCTTTTTTTCCCTGGTATTTATCCCGAGGGATGGACGGAGCCGCCATTTTACCAG CTAGCACTCTTGTCACAAGTTGTCGCAACGATTGCCTGCGCGACGGTTATTTTAGCGATCGACACCCTCATCGCGTCAACCCTTTTCCACACGAGCGGCCATTTCCGAATTCTGCAAATTAATCTCCAACGCCTTGGCGACGAT acGATAGACATGATTGATAAGCGGAAGAACGCGGAATCTTTAACGATCACTGCGAGACAAAAACTGGCCACTTGTATCAAACACCATCAAATTATACTCAG ATTCTCCAAGAATGTGGACCATTTGTTCAGCCCCATAATGCTGTGCCAGGTATTGGCCAGTAATTTAATCATATGCTTGGTTGGACTTCAAGTGACCTTG aCGCCGACGGATCGAAGTAAAGGCGCGAAGTACTTTTCCTATTTGATGATGGCACTTTTTCAGCTGATACTATTTTGCTTCCCTGGTGACGGTTTGATAAGTCAA AGTTTAGCTGTCAGCGATGCGGCCTACGCGACAAAATGGTTCAAGCTTTCAAAAAGGTTGAAAACGGACGTGAGATTAATCATCCTCAGGGGCCAAAAACCGGCTAAAATTACCGCCGGTAAATTCAACGTTATGTGCCTGGAACACCTGGCCACG GTACTCAGCGCCTCGATGTCGTACTTTACGGTTTTAAGAAGTTTGAGTTGA
- the LOC124305097 gene encoding odorant receptor 13a-like isoform X1, producing the protein MTRSRMTIDTIEKTKSSLINGETMDVTSYVSLNRVILKLTGLHPKSLPRTLTVAFFMLLIVVPQIQQIYYSSNLNIILETSSVLLTIILALLKMIVWTSRRREIDDLITFMFGEYWNIAKQRSETGASCFLGYASFAKKFTRCYGFLVFNALLVFYTSPLVQIYILDTEDSSNGTRPLFFPGIYPEGWTEPPFYQLALLSQVVATIACATVILAIDTLIASTLFHTSGHFRILQINLQRLGDDTIDMIDKRKNAESLTITARQKLATCIKHHQIILRFSKNVDHLFSPIMLCQVLASNLIICLVGLQVTLTPTDRSKGAKYFSYLMMALFQLILFCFPGDGLISQSLAVSDAAYATKWFKLSKRLKTDVRLIILRGQKPAKITAGKFNVMCLEHLATVLSASMSYFTVLRSLS; encoded by the exons ATGACTCGTTCTCGGATGACCATTGATACCATAGAAAAGACAAAGTCGAGTTTGATAAACGGTGAAACGATGGACGTAACTTCGTACGTTTCATTGAACCGCGTTATTCTGAAATTGACTGGCCTTCACCCAAAGAGCTTGCCGCGAACTTTGACAGTCGCTTTCTTCATGCTCCTTATCGTCGTCCCACAGattcaacaaatttattactcCAGTAACCTCAATATTATTTTGGAGACAAG CTCCGTCTTATTGACCATAATACTCGCACTTTTGAAGATGATTGTTTGGACGTCGAGGAGAAGAGAGATAGATGATCTGATAACGTTCATGTTCGGTGAATACTGGAATATTGCCAAACAGAGGAGCGAGACAGGGGCATCATGCTTCCTCGGATATGCCTC ATTCGCCAAGAAATTCACAAGGTGTTATGGTTTTCTCGTTTTCAACGCCCTGCTTGTGTTTTATACCTCACCGTTGGTCCAGATTTACATCTTGGACACCGAGGACTCGTCGAATGGAACTCGGCCGCTTTTTTTCCCTGGTATTTATCCCGAGGGATGGACGGAGCCGCCATTTTACCAG CTAGCACTCTTGTCACAAGTTGTCGCAACGATTGCCTGCGCGACGGTTATTTTAGCGATCGACACCCTCATCGCGTCAACCCTTTTCCACACGAGCGGCCATTTCCGAATTCTGCAAATTAATCTCCAACGCCTTGGCGACGAT acGATAGACATGATTGATAAGCGGAAGAACGCGGAATCTTTAACGATCACTGCGAGACAAAAACTGGCCACTTGTATCAAACACCATCAAATTATACTCAG ATTCTCCAAGAATGTGGACCATTTGTTCAGCCCCATAATGCTGTGCCAGGTATTGGCCAGTAATTTAATCATATGCTTGGTTGGACTTCAAGTGACCTTG aCGCCGACGGATCGAAGTAAAGGCGCGAAGTACTTTTCCTATTTGATGATGGCACTTTTTCAGCTGATACTATTTTGCTTCCCTGGTGACGGTTTGATAAGTCAA AGTTTAGCTGTCAGCGATGCGGCCTACGCGACAAAATGGTTCAAGCTTTCAAAAAGGTTGAAAACGGACGTGAGATTAATCATCCTCAGGGGCCAAAAACCGGCTAAAATTACCGCCGGTAAATTCAACGTTATGTGCCTGGAACACCTGGCCACG GTACTCAGCGCCTCGATGTCGTACTTTACGGTTTTAAGAAGTTTGAGTTGA
- the LOC124305097 gene encoding odorant receptor 13a-like isoform X2, whose translation MGITCTFVSVLLTIILALLKMIVWTSRRREIDDLITFMFGEYWNIAKQRSETGASCFLGYASFAKKFTRCYGFLVFNALLVFYTSPLVQIYILDTEDSSNGTRPLFFPGIYPEGWTEPPFYQLALLSQVVATIACATVILAIDTLIASTLFHTSGHFRILQINLQRLGDDTIDMIDKRKNAESLTITARQKLATCIKHHQIILRFSKNVDHLFSPIMLCQVLASNLIICLVGLQVTLTPTDRSKGAKYFSYLMMALFQLILFCFPGDGLISQSLAVSDAAYATKWFKLSKRLKTDVRLIILRGQKPAKITAGKFNVMCLEHLATVLSASMSYFTVLRSLS comes from the exons ATGGGTATAACGTGTACATTCGT CTCCGTCTTATTGACCATAATACTCGCACTTTTGAAGATGATTGTTTGGACGTCGAGGAGAAGAGAGATAGATGATCTGATAACGTTCATGTTCGGTGAATACTGGAATATTGCCAAACAGAGGAGCGAGACAGGGGCATCATGCTTCCTCGGATATGCCTC ATTCGCCAAGAAATTCACAAGGTGTTATGGTTTTCTCGTTTTCAACGCCCTGCTTGTGTTTTATACCTCACCGTTGGTCCAGATTTACATCTTGGACACCGAGGACTCGTCGAATGGAACTCGGCCGCTTTTTTTCCCTGGTATTTATCCCGAGGGATGGACGGAGCCGCCATTTTACCAG CTAGCACTCTTGTCACAAGTTGTCGCAACGATTGCCTGCGCGACGGTTATTTTAGCGATCGACACCCTCATCGCGTCAACCCTTTTCCACACGAGCGGCCATTTCCGAATTCTGCAAATTAATCTCCAACGCCTTGGCGACGAT acGATAGACATGATTGATAAGCGGAAGAACGCGGAATCTTTAACGATCACTGCGAGACAAAAACTGGCCACTTGTATCAAACACCATCAAATTATACTCAG ATTCTCCAAGAATGTGGACCATTTGTTCAGCCCCATAATGCTGTGCCAGGTATTGGCCAGTAATTTAATCATATGCTTGGTTGGACTTCAAGTGACCTTG aCGCCGACGGATCGAAGTAAAGGCGCGAAGTACTTTTCCTATTTGATGATGGCACTTTTTCAGCTGATACTATTTTGCTTCCCTGGTGACGGTTTGATAAGTCAA AGTTTAGCTGTCAGCGATGCGGCCTACGCGACAAAATGGTTCAAGCTTTCAAAAAGGTTGAAAACGGACGTGAGATTAATCATCCTCAGGGGCCAAAAACCGGCTAAAATTACCGCCGGTAAATTCAACGTTATGTGCCTGGAACACCTGGCCACG GTACTCAGCGCCTCGATGTCGTACTTTACGGTTTTAAGAAGTTTGAGTTGA
- the LOC124305094 gene encoding uncharacterized protein LOC124305094, with translation MSAVRTVSLVLFFAGAALAAATSNSKNSTLACFFEENVIECAAQRIDAQLDEVQSKDPVKPGQPREPPISQVIADTRSVLVQGIEAVDAVLTSDADTEDTTVQDEDAEDSRDIGEARKKKFGKKKKKALQKILMVAMVLKAKLSLLIQLFSAHLQVKFFAISLLSLLLNLARFWLDLKNKGQPQKVIYYEHAQHQHHYEHEDDHSGYWGRSADDAHELAYGAHHDEQVPEY, from the exons ATGTCGGCTGTCAGGACTGTGAGCCTGGTCCTCTTCTTCGCCGGGGCAGCTCTCGCCGCGGCGACTTCAAACTCCAAGAACTCAACTCTTGCGTGCTTCTTTGAGGAAAACGTGATCGAATGTGCCGCTCAAAGGATAGACGCGCAACTCGACGAGGTGCAGAGCAAAGATCCGGTCAAACCTGGCCAGCCAAGGGAACCACCGATCAGTCAGGTCATCGCCGACACGAGGAGTGTTCTCGTTCAAGGTATCGAGGCCGTTGATGCGGTCCTAACATCCGACGCAGACACGGAAGATACGACGGTTCAGGATGAGGATGCCGAGGACTCTCGAGATATCG GTGAAGCGAGGAAGAAGAAGTTTggcaagaagaagaagaaggcaCTGCAGAAGATATTGATGGTCGCGATGGTCCTGAAGGCCAAGCTGAGTCTCCTCATCCAACTATTCTCCGCCCATCTGCaggtgaaattctttgccATTTCTCTGCTCAGCTTGTTGTTGAACCTCGCACGCTTCTGGCTCGACCTCAAGAATAAAGGACAACCACAGAAGGTGATTTACTACGAACATGCTCAGCACCAGCACCATTACGAACATGAAGACGACCATTCCGGATACTGGGGAAGGTCCGCCGACGACGCTCACGAGCTCGCTTACGGCGCTCATCACGACGAACAAGTACCAGAGTATTAG